One segment of Massilia sp. Se16.2.3 DNA contains the following:
- a CDS encoding beta-ketoacyl-ACP synthase 3, with amino-acid sequence MSNSFISGIGLCLPHNVMNNAAMEQRMNTTEAFILERTGVITRRHVSPGETTRDLMVPAVQRALASAGIGADEVGFLIVNTLSPDHHDPSQACLIQAELGLGHTPAVDIRAQCSGFLYGLRLAHGLLQGGQYRNVVVVCGEVLSKRMDCSDAGRNLAILLGDGAAAAVVQGGAALDRGIIDLELGADGHYFDLLMTAAPGTAGERFLSPADIDAGRTEFVMRGRPMFEHASGTLVRIARAMLARHRLGIRDIDHVICHQPNLRILDEVQLRLEIPAEKLHLTVDQLGNMASASMPATLAMNWDRIASGELVLMLTYGSGATWGAALYRKP; translated from the coding sequence ATGAGCAATTCGTTTATTAGCGGGATCGGATTATGTTTGCCGCATAATGTGATGAATAACGCTGCGATGGAGCAGCGCATGAATACGACCGAGGCATTCATTCTGGAACGAACCGGCGTGATCACGCGCAGGCATGTTTCTCCCGGTGAAACGACGCGCGATTTGATGGTGCCGGCTGTGCAGCGCGCGCTGGCGAGCGCCGGCATCGGGGCCGACGAGGTCGGCTTCTTGATCGTCAACACCCTCTCGCCCGACCACCACGATCCCTCGCAGGCTTGCCTGATCCAGGCGGAGCTCGGCCTCGGGCACACGCCGGCGGTCGACATCCGCGCCCAGTGCAGCGGTTTCCTGTACGGCCTGCGCCTGGCGCACGGCCTGCTCCAGGGCGGGCAATACCGCAACGTGGTGGTGGTCTGCGGCGAGGTGCTGTCCAAGCGCATGGACTGCTCCGATGCGGGGCGCAACCTCGCCATCCTGCTCGGCGACGGCGCCGCGGCGGCCGTGGTCCAGGGCGGTGCCGCGCTTGACCGCGGCATCATCGACCTCGAACTCGGCGCCGACGGCCATTACTTCGACCTCCTGATGACCGCCGCCCCCGGTACCGCCGGCGAACGTTTCCTGAGCCCGGCCGACATCGACGCCGGCCGCACCGAATTCGTCATGCGCGGACGGCCCATGTTCGAGCATGCGAGCGGCACCCTGGTACGCATCGCCCGCGCGATGCTGGCGCGCCATCGCCTGGGCATCCGCGACATCGACCACGTGATCTGCCACCAGCCCAACCTGCGCATCCTCGACGAAGTGCAGCTGCGCCTCGAAATCCCGGCCGAAAAGCTGCACCTGACGGTCGACCAGCTGGGCAACATGGCCTCGGCCTCGATGCCCGCGACGCTGGCCATGAACTGGGACCGCATCGCATCCGGCGAACTGGTGCTGATGCTCACCTATGGCTCCGGTGCGACCTGGGGCGCAGCCCTCTACCGCAAGCCATGA
- a CDS encoding flavodoxin, whose product MALIMKTAIYFGSTSGNTEEVADLIARYLGMHQVDKYDLARTGLAGADAYDLLVFGIPTWDGGNLQGDWEDRWQELSRIDFSNRLVALFGLGDQYGYSETYLDGMGMLHAHLSGLGARIVGSWPAAGYSFESSKALCQREGRFVGLALDVESEGHLTEPRVMEWCRQVVEAAAERTVSAAVTCAVT is encoded by the coding sequence ATGGCGCTGATAATGAAAACCGCTATTTATTTCGGTTCCACCTCCGGTAATACGGAGGAGGTAGCCGATTTGATTGCCCGCTATCTCGGCATGCATCAGGTCGACAAATACGACCTTGCCCGTACCGGCCTGGCCGGCGCCGATGCCTATGACTTGCTGGTCTTCGGCATCCCGACCTGGGATGGCGGCAACCTGCAGGGGGACTGGGAGGACCGCTGGCAGGAGTTGTCCCGGATTGATTTTTCGAATCGCCTGGTGGCCCTGTTCGGGCTGGGCGACCAGTACGGCTACAGCGAGACTTACCTCGACGGCATGGGAATGCTGCATGCGCATTTGAGCGGACTGGGTGCGCGCATCGTCGGCAGCTGGCCGGCCGCCGGCTACAGCTTCGAGAGCAGCAAGGCGCTCTGCCAGAGGGAAGGACGCTTCGTCGGGCTGGCGCTCGACGTGGAATCGGAGGGGCACCTGACCGAGCCACGCGTCATGGAATGGTGCCGTCAAGTGGTTGAGGCCGCGGCCGAACGGACCGTCTCCGCTGCTGTTACCTGTGCTGTTACCTGA
- a CDS encoding AMP-binding protein, whose protein sequence is MSPDNLARELLERNIVPDAPLYYYGNEIVTHGAFKKQVLRYASLLEERVQAGQFVVIALNDSPVLSALFLACIALGAVPVMVNPRLSAGQLRAICVDCQASIFIGHEERYETVQNMLGELIPQPVLYMRSTSNYLDQDQDLDIFLMGGSERWNDFHLSAADSLCYLQYTSGSTGTPKGVIHTRATTLGFCQSFAGAHLKLRSEDRLYSVPKMFFGYGMGNSLFFPLFSGASAVLDERWPDPRAVAANLARYRPTVFMAVPAMYRALRADAAVLASCVRIAFSAGASLPAAEFRAWQERGVEICDGIGATEVGHVFLANAPGRARPGVTGLPLPGYRCALLGEEGQAVTDAGGSGVLVVSGPGVSPGYWNSPRHGDAAFAGGTYRTGDLFLLNEDGSYTYQGREDDKFKVNGRWVVPISVERALCDRFPDVAEAVLVPSTREHDGAKPTLFITLQPGGQALDKDGIDLWLRGSFESHHLPRRIVHLDAMPRNDNGKLVKHELIARAAALLGEEAHA, encoded by the coding sequence ATGTCACCAGATAATCTTGCACGTGAATTGCTTGAGCGAAATATCGTGCCCGACGCACCGCTGTATTACTACGGCAACGAGATCGTCACGCATGGTGCTTTCAAGAAACAAGTGCTGCGTTATGCCAGTTTGCTGGAGGAGCGCGTACAAGCCGGTCAATTCGTCGTCATCGCATTGAACGATTCGCCGGTATTATCCGCGCTATTCCTGGCGTGCATCGCGCTCGGTGCCGTCCCGGTCATGGTCAATCCACGTTTGTCGGCCGGCCAATTACGGGCGATATGTGTCGATTGCCAGGCCAGCATATTCATTGGGCATGAAGAGCGTTATGAAACCGTCCAAAATATGCTTGGGGAATTGATTCCCCAGCCTGTCTTATATATGCGCAGTACCAGTAATTATCTCGACCAGGACCAGGATCTCGACATTTTCCTGATGGGCGGGTCCGAACGCTGGAATGATTTCCACTTATCCGCAGCGGATAGCCTCTGCTATCTGCAGTACACCTCCGGCTCCACCGGAACGCCGAAGGGCGTGATCCACACGCGGGCGACGACGCTCGGGTTTTGCCAGAGTTTCGCCGGCGCGCATTTAAAGCTGCGAAGCGAAGACCGCCTGTACTCCGTACCCAAGATGTTTTTCGGCTACGGCATGGGCAACAGCCTGTTCTTCCCCCTGTTCAGCGGCGCCAGCGCGGTACTCGACGAGCGCTGGCCCGACCCGCGCGCTGTCGCCGCCAACCTGGCGCGCTACCGTCCCACCGTCTTCATGGCCGTGCCCGCGATGTACCGCGCCCTGCGCGCCGATGCCGCCGTGCTGGCATCCTGCGTGCGCATCGCCTTCTCGGCCGGCGCCTCGCTGCCCGCCGCCGAATTCCGGGCCTGGCAGGAGCGCGGCGTGGAGATCTGCGACGGTATCGGCGCCACCGAGGTGGGCCATGTATTCCTTGCCAACGCGCCGGGCCGGGCCCGCCCCGGCGTCACCGGCCTGCCGCTGCCGGGCTATCGCTGCGCGCTGCTGGGCGAAGAGGGCCAAGCCGTGACCGACGCCGGCGGATCCGGCGTGCTCGTGGTGAGCGGCCCCGGCGTGAGCCCCGGCTACTGGAACAGCCCGCGCCATGGCGACGCGGCCTTTGCCGGCGGCACCTACCGCACCGGCGACCTGTTCCTGCTCAACGAAGACGGCAGCTATACCTACCAGGGACGCGAGGACGACAAGTTCAAGGTCAACGGACGCTGGGTGGTGCCGATTTCGGTCGAACGGGCGCTATGCGACCGCTTCCCCGACGTGGCCGAAGCGGTGCTCGTTCCCTCCACCCGCGAGCACGATGGCGCCAAGCCGACCCTGTTCATCACGCTGCAGCCGGGCGGCCAGGCGCTCGACAAGGACGGCATCGACCTGTGGCTGCGCGGCAGCTTCGAATCGCACCACCTGCCACGCCGGATCGTCCACCTCGACGCGATGCCGCGCAACGACAACGGCAAGCTCGTGAAACACGAATTGATCGCCCGGGCCGCGGCCCTGCTCGGCGAGGAGGCACACGCCTGA
- a CDS encoding 3-oxoacyl-ACP synthase III family protein codes for MMEHRVKIAAITCEMPRERIRNDSPVFARLPETPARWWRFWGIEERGHFSAANDESELLAAERACQRILATMGLRPDDIDMLICSSSAPTLSDSAGVLPHAGVRMHPRLSRVLRERLGVTRALAFDTQVECASFMLNMNIGASYIRSGRAERVLVVCSEYVSQMLDFTSHSCTIFADGCAAALLTRGGEGDVADLIAVDQFSNADHYEVATGRFRHEEGDTRKEGPVKPYFTLSDNGQAELQEFVPENVPKAVARALARTALTPADIDFFVFHQPSPILVYSWASGIGIGEDKYLISTRDTGVMVSVAVPHNLWMALEQGRIAPGDTIVLAGAGIGWGFLAQVWNVDGIVAC; via the coding sequence ATGATGGAGCACCGCGTCAAGATTGCCGCCATTACCTGCGAGATGCCGCGCGAGCGCATCCGCAACGATTCCCCCGTGTTCGCACGCCTGCCGGAAACGCCGGCGCGCTGGTGGCGCTTCTGGGGCATCGAGGAGCGTGGCCACTTCAGCGCCGCCAACGACGAGAGCGAGCTGCTGGCCGCCGAACGCGCCTGCCAGCGCATCCTGGCCACGATGGGCTTGCGCCCGGACGACATCGACATGCTGATCTGCTCGTCGTCGGCGCCGACCCTGAGCGACAGCGCCGGGGTGCTGCCGCACGCGGGCGTGCGCATGCATCCGCGCCTGTCGCGCGTGCTGCGCGAGCGCCTGGGCGTCACCCGCGCGCTGGCCTTCGACACCCAGGTCGAATGCGCCAGCTTCATGCTGAACATGAACATCGGCGCCAGCTACATCCGCAGCGGCCGGGCCGAGCGCGTGCTGGTGGTGTGCAGCGAATACGTGTCGCAAATGCTCGACTTCACCTCGCACAGCTGCACGATCTTTGCCGACGGCTGCGCCGCCGCCCTGCTCACGCGTGGGGGCGAAGGCGACGTGGCCGACCTGATCGCCGTCGACCAGTTCTCCAACGCCGATCACTACGAGGTTGCGACTGGCCGCTTCCGCCACGAGGAAGGCGATACCCGCAAGGAGGGGCCGGTCAAGCCCTACTTCACGCTGTCGGACAACGGCCAGGCCGAGCTGCAGGAATTCGTCCCCGAAAACGTACCGAAAGCCGTGGCACGCGCGCTCGCCAGGACGGCGCTGACGCCGGCCGACATCGATTTCTTCGTCTTCCACCAGCCTTCGCCGATCCTCGTCTACAGCTGGGCGAGCGGCATCGGCATCGGCGAGGACAAATACCTGATCAGTACCCGCGACACCGGCGTGATGGTGTCGGTGGCGGTGCCGCACAACCTGTGGATGGCGCTGGAGCAGGGACGCATCGCGCCGGGTGACACCATCGTGCTGGCCGGCGCCGGGATCGGCTGGGGCTTCCTTGCCCAGGTATGGAACGTCGACGGCATCGTCGCGTGTTAA
- a CDS encoding acyl carrier protein yields the protein MLDLHTTIRNLIIEAAELDEDTEIGLTDSLHDHDVDSLAGLEVTVNLEKKYQIKIPPARYEELVSIGAIAAIVQELIDAKAGTAAQVAQPA from the coding sequence ATGCTAGACCTGCACACCACCATCCGCAACCTGATCATCGAAGCCGCCGAACTCGATGAGGACACCGAGATCGGCCTGACCGACTCGCTGCACGACCACGACGTCGATTCCCTCGCCGGCCTGGAAGTGACGGTCAACCTCGAGAAGAAATACCAGATCAAGATTCCGCCGGCACGCTATGAGGAACTGGTCAGCATCGGCGCCATCGCCGCGATCGTGCAGGAACTGATCGACGCCAAAGCGGGAACGGCGGCGCAAGTGGCGCAGCCTGCCTGA
- a CDS encoding NAD(P)/FAD-dependent oxidoreductase — MSEERLKVDELVVGAGLTGLVYANVAAAHGRRVAVVEKHTKPGGYATNFDRKRKFVFDCSLHKITGFGPRGNLQDALERAGLMQHIDFHYYDELTTFIIGERRIALPCDGERLVAALLQHFPHERAALARFMADVGSYGYQTYMLARVALGEHQLDMESFAESRRLARMTAFDYFKAVFSDRQLITLLCSLAINLGVEAMEADALYFLHFAYTFMLTRKAYVKGSSQYLSDTLARELERRGGTLLLGERLLGIETASGRVAGAHTRRRRFETDHIVFTGCPHHVVELLPPAVAVDDFQKKLDKLEFGLGAFIVYLGLSAPPAAIGMLQSDYLIADEAYLDGAAAGADCPLRYQRRPLSVSNYHALDASYGYVVQLEILEQQDDWLDLPREAYKEKKREIAEQVINRACRYFPQLRDAIEYMDISTPRTNKKYTNSGGGSSFGYKPVPKRNVSFLKSPPVDGIQFVGTWVNGAGYEPAMCLGFTAATLRHEKLRKLNEQNQQIQPRGHAEHGSTSGSDIRRTEEAAPVLAD; from the coding sequence ATGTCCGAGGAACGCCTCAAGGTCGATGAGCTGGTGGTGGGCGCGGGCCTCACCGGCCTGGTCTACGCCAACGTCGCCGCCGCCCACGGGCGGCGCGTCGCCGTCGTCGAAAAGCACACCAAGCCGGGCGGCTACGCGACCAATTTCGATCGCAAGCGCAAGTTCGTCTTCGACTGCAGCCTGCACAAGATCACCGGCTTCGGTCCGCGCGGGAATTTGCAGGACGCGCTCGAGCGCGCGGGCCTGATGCAGCACATCGACTTTCACTACTACGACGAGCTGACCACCTTCATCATCGGCGAGCGCCGCATCGCGCTGCCCTGCGACGGCGAACGCCTGGTCGCGGCACTGCTCCAGCACTTCCCGCACGAACGCGCGGCCCTGGCCCGCTTCATGGCCGACGTCGGCAGCTACGGCTACCAGACCTACATGCTGGCACGGGTGGCGCTGGGCGAGCACCAGCTCGACATGGAAAGCTTCGCCGAGTCGCGCCGCCTGGCGCGCATGACGGCTTTCGATTACTTCAAGGCCGTGTTCAGCGACCGCCAGCTGATCACCCTGCTGTGTTCGCTGGCGATCAACCTCGGCGTGGAAGCGATGGAGGCCGATGCACTGTACTTCCTGCACTTCGCCTACACCTTCATGCTGACCCGCAAAGCCTATGTGAAGGGTTCTTCGCAATACCTGTCCGACACCCTGGCGCGCGAGCTCGAACGCCGCGGCGGCACCCTGCTGCTGGGCGAACGCCTGCTCGGCATCGAGACGGCAAGCGGCCGGGTGGCGGGTGCGCACACGCGCCGGCGCCGCTTCGAGACAGATCACATCGTGTTTACCGGTTGCCCCCATCACGTCGTCGAGCTGCTGCCGCCGGCCGTGGCCGTGGACGACTTCCAGAAAAAGCTCGACAAGCTCGAATTCGGCCTGGGCGCCTTCATCGTCTACCTGGGCCTGTCGGCGCCGCCGGCGGCGATCGGCATGCTGCAGTCCGATTACCTGATCGCCGACGAAGCTTATCTCGACGGCGCTGCGGCCGGGGCGGACTGCCCGCTGCGCTACCAGCGACGGCCGCTGTCGGTCTCGAACTACCACGCGCTCGACGCTTCCTACGGCTACGTGGTGCAGCTCGAGATCCTCGAACAGCAGGACGACTGGCTCGACCTGCCGCGCGAGGCCTACAAGGAAAAGAAGCGCGAGATCGCCGAGCAGGTCATCAACCGGGCCTGCCGCTATTTTCCGCAACTGCGCGATGCCATCGAATACATGGACATCTCGACCCCGCGCACGAACAAGAAGTACACCAATTCCGGAGGGGGCTCGTCCTTCGGCTACAAGCCCGTACCGAAGCGCAACGTCAGCTTCCTGAAAAGCCCGCCGGTCGACGGCATCCAGTTCGTCGGCACCTGGGTCAACGGCGCCGGCTACGAGCCGGCCATGTGCCTCGGCTTCACCGCCGCGACGCTACGCCACGAAAAGCTGCGCAAACTGAACGAACAGAACCAACAGATCCAACCAAGGGGACATGCTGAACATGGAAGCACAAGTGGAAGCGATATTCGCAGAACCGAAGAAGCAGCGCCTGTTCTCGCTGACTAG
- a CDS encoding diiron oxygenase: MEAIFAEPKKQRLFSLTRKLIDTSERGGMTMLAHHPWDMEVGTPWIRKKERVSIYGTPYWDLASEDEIRRLALEETVSWWSGFIGLEGLVIEYYMRVVNRGTFAKLPHIEEYMKHFIKEELIHTLVFKKAIAYFGSEVFPMPEFMRSFYDDNAGTGEYPLMAVYMTMLIEWVADLYQQLDVDADYIHPLASAVVREHWKEEVRHIKWGQNMIIGLADTDPEFQHAIREFTPIYMRQLVDQGVTNVDCFNRVGMAHPAFQDHEALLEAVLYSEHRKRLNIELCVPMVRYFVAAGIYDEAYHDLWVEQGFGTELDIVLNKRSLAA; the protein is encoded by the coding sequence GTGGAAGCGATATTCGCAGAACCGAAGAAGCAGCGCCTGTTCTCGCTGACTAGGAAGCTGATCGACACCTCGGAGCGCGGCGGCATGACCATGCTGGCGCACCACCCCTGGGACATGGAAGTCGGCACGCCCTGGATCCGCAAGAAGGAACGCGTTTCCATCTACGGCACCCCCTACTGGGACCTGGCGAGCGAGGACGAGATCCGCCGCCTGGCGCTGGAGGAAACGGTGTCGTGGTGGTCCGGCTTCATCGGCCTGGAAGGACTCGTCATCGAGTACTACATGCGCGTGGTGAACCGCGGGACGTTCGCGAAGCTGCCGCACATCGAAGAGTACATGAAGCACTTCATCAAGGAAGAGCTGATCCACACGCTGGTGTTCAAGAAGGCGATCGCCTACTTCGGCTCCGAAGTGTTCCCGATGCCCGAGTTCATGCGCAGCTTCTACGACGACAACGCCGGCACCGGGGAATACCCGCTGATGGCGGTGTACATGACGATGCTGATCGAATGGGTGGCCGACCTCTACCAGCAGCTCGACGTCGACGCCGACTACATCCACCCGCTTGCCAGCGCGGTCGTGCGCGAGCACTGGAAGGAAGAGGTACGCCACATCAAGTGGGGCCAGAACATGATCATCGGCCTGGCCGATACCGACCCCGAGTTCCAGCACGCGATCCGCGAATTCACGCCGATCTACATGCGCCAGCTGGTCGACCAGGGCGTCACCAATGTCGACTGCTTCAACCGCGTCGGCATGGCCCATCCGGCCTTCCAGGACCACGAGGCGCTGCTCGAGGCGGTGCTCTACAGCGAACACCGCAAGCGCCTGAACATCGAACTGTGCGTGCCGATGGTGCGCTACTTCGTCGCCGCCGGCATCTACGACGAGGCCTATCACGACCTGTGGGTGGAGCAGGGCTTCGGCACGGAACTCGACATCGTCCTCAACAAAAGGAGCCTCGCAGCATGA
- a CDS encoding SCP2 sterol-binding domain-containing protein translates to MNSARLNTIDEVIASMPQRFQPEASRKLQADFQWQISGPGGRNFCLRVNDGSLQVVDGLVPEPSVTFSTDDVTYLRLVNGDIKGMTAILTRKLTMRGSIYLASKMDVIFK, encoded by the coding sequence ATGAACAGCGCACGCCTGAACACCATCGACGAGGTCATCGCCTCCATGCCCCAGCGCTTCCAGCCGGAAGCGAGCCGCAAGCTGCAAGCCGATTTCCAGTGGCAGATCAGCGGCCCCGGCGGGCGCAACTTCTGCCTGCGCGTCAACGACGGCAGCCTGCAGGTCGTCGATGGCCTGGTGCCCGAACCGAGCGTCACCTTCTCGACCGACGACGTCACCTACCTGCGCCTGGTGAATGGCGACATCAAGGGCATGACCGCGATCCTGACCCGCAAGCTGACCATGCGCGGCAGTATCTACCTGGCCAGCAAGATGGACGTCATCTTCAAATAA
- a CDS encoding ABC transporter ATP-binding protein codes for MSHAAHCVSLSGVNKTYYLDTVGVPALQDIHLEIRPNRFTVLSGASGSGKTTLLNLIGCIDRPDSGDIVVAGERVAAMDDNALSDFRARHIGFVFQNFNLLPVLSAYENVEYPLLLTGMSAARRRERVRSLLDAVGLSERGNNLPGQLSGGQRQRVAIARALAASPKLVLADEPTANLDSNTGAAIIALMRSMQREHAVSFVFSSHDPQVLAEADDVVTIRDGRIAAVERLALKGVA; via the coding sequence ATGAGCCACGCCGCCCATTGCGTCAGCCTCAGCGGCGTAAACAAGACCTATTACCTCGATACCGTGGGCGTGCCGGCGCTGCAGGACATCCACCTCGAGATCCGCCCCAACCGGTTTACCGTGCTGTCGGGCGCCTCGGGCAGCGGCAAGACCACCTTGCTGAACCTGATCGGCTGCATCGACCGTCCCGACAGCGGCGACATCGTCGTCGCCGGCGAGAGGGTAGCTGCGATGGACGACAACGCCCTGTCCGACTTCCGTGCGCGCCACATCGGCTTCGTGTTCCAGAACTTCAACCTGCTGCCGGTGCTGTCGGCCTATGAAAACGTCGAGTATCCGCTGCTGTTGACGGGCATGTCCGCAGCGCGCCGGCGCGAACGCGTGCGCAGCCTGCTCGACGCGGTCGGCCTGTCCGAACGCGGCAACAACCTGCCGGGCCAGCTCTCCGGCGGCCAGCGCCAGCGCGTCGCCATCGCACGGGCCCTGGCTGCCTCGCCCAAGCTGGTGCTGGCCGACGAGCCCACCGCTAACCTCGACAGCAACACCGGCGCCGCCATCATCGCCCTGATGCGCAGCATGCAGCGCGAGCACGCGGTGTCGTTCGTCTTTTCCTCCCACGATCCGCAGGTGCTGGCCGAAGCCGACGACGTCGTCACCATCCGCGACGGCCGCATCGCCGCGGTCGAACGGCTGGCCCTGAAAGGCGTCGCATGA
- a CDS encoding outer membrane lipoprotein-sorting protein, with amino-acid sequence MNLPTLFTVAALLGGAALTVAAAETPSAQAILAASDKIRNPEKSFSMNATLIEYRAGKQTDSNVLAVYSKADPASGQFNNLIRFVTPARDANKLMLKNGNDLWFFDPSTSASVRISPQQRLLGQAANGDVVTVNLSKDYQATLAGEEEVADGEKKPRASYKLDLRAAAPDVTYERIEMWVDKASSRPIKARFYTASGRLLKTAYYRHYKAQLGQERPTETVIIDGLDPGWVTVMRFADYAWRDIPDSWLQRDYLPRFRP; translated from the coding sequence ATGAACTTGCCTACTCTGTTCACGGTGGCCGCCCTCCTGGGCGGCGCCGCCCTCACCGTCGCAGCCGCCGAAACGCCGTCTGCCCAGGCGATCCTGGCGGCCAGCGACAAGATCCGCAACCCGGAAAAATCGTTCAGCATGAACGCCACGCTGATCGAATACCGCGCCGGCAAGCAGACCGACAGCAATGTGCTGGCGGTGTATTCGAAGGCTGACCCGGCGAGCGGGCAGTTCAATAACCTGATCCGCTTCGTCACGCCGGCGCGCGATGCCAACAAGCTGATGCTCAAGAACGGCAACGATCTGTGGTTCTTCGACCCGTCCACCAGCGCCAGCGTACGCATCTCGCCGCAGCAGCGCCTGCTGGGCCAGGCGGCGAACGGCGACGTCGTCACGGTCAACCTGTCGAAGGATTACCAGGCGACGCTGGCCGGCGAAGAAGAAGTGGCCGACGGCGAAAAGAAGCCCCGTGCCAGCTACAAGCTGGACTTGCGCGCCGCCGCCCCGGACGTCACCTATGAACGCATCGAGATGTGGGTCGACAAGGCCAGCAGCCGGCCGATCAAGGCACGCTTCTATACGGCGAGTGGACGCCTGCTGAAAACCGCCTATTACCGCCACTACAAGGCCCAGCTGGGCCAGGAACGCCCGACCGAGACCGTCATCATCGACGGCCTCGATCCGGGCTGGGTGACAGTGATGCGCTTTGCCGACTATGCCTGGCGCGACATTCCCGACAGCTGGCTGCAGCGCGATTACCTGCCGCGCTTCCGGCCATAA
- a CDS encoding hydroxymethylglutaryl-CoA lyase, with the protein MNSQATLPKKVKIVEVGPRDGLQNEKDTISAQVKIELVDRLTRAGFVNIEAASFVSPKWVPQMATSTEVMAGIARKPGTIYSALTPNMQGFEAALASRADEVVIFGSASEAFSQKNINCSIAESIARFEPVAKAAKANGMRLRGSISTAFGCPYQGEVPLASVADVVRRMRDLGCDEIDIADTIGVSTARKTQEVMLAASREFPLQQLSGHFHDTYGQALANIYASLEVGVQIFHSSVSGLGGCPYAKGATGNVATEDVIYLLNGLGIETGIDLDQVVDAGQFISGVLGRKGSSRAGNALAAKRAG; encoded by the coding sequence ATGAACAGCCAAGCCACCCTGCCGAAGAAGGTCAAGATCGTCGAAGTCGGTCCGCGCGACGGCCTGCAGAACGAGAAGGACACCATCAGCGCCCAGGTCAAGATCGAACTGGTCGACCGCCTCACGCGTGCCGGCTTCGTCAATATCGAGGCCGCCTCCTTCGTGTCGCCGAAATGGGTGCCGCAGATGGCAACGAGCACCGAGGTGATGGCCGGGATCGCCCGCAAGCCCGGCACGATCTATTCGGCGCTGACCCCAAACATGCAGGGTTTCGAGGCGGCGCTGGCAAGCCGGGCCGACGAAGTCGTGATCTTCGGCTCGGCCTCCGAAGCCTTCTCGCAAAAGAACATCAACTGCTCGATCGCCGAATCCATTGCCCGCTTCGAGCCGGTGGCAAAGGCGGCGAAAGCGAACGGCATGCGCCTGCGCGGCAGCATCAGCACGGCCTTCGGTTGCCCCTACCAGGGCGAGGTGCCCCTGGCATCCGTGGCGGACGTGGTGCGCCGCATGCGCGACCTCGGTTGCGACGAGATCGACATCGCCGACACCATCGGCGTGTCGACCGCGCGCAAGACGCAGGAAGTGATGCTGGCGGCAAGCCGTGAATTCCCGCTGCAGCAGTTGTCCGGCCACTTCCACGACACCTATGGCCAGGCGCTGGCGAACATCTACGCCAGCCTGGAAGTGGGCGTGCAGATCTTCCACTCGTCGGTGTCCGGCCTGGGCGGTTGCCCCTACGCGAAAGGCGCCACCGGCAACGTCGCCACCGAAGACGTGATCTACCTGTTGAATGGCCTCGGGATCGAGACGGGAATCGACCTCGACCAGGTGGTCGATGCCGGCCAGTTCATTTCAGGCGTATTGGGACGCAAGGGTTCCAGCCGCGCGGGGAATGCGCTGGCGGCGAAACGGGCGGGTTGA